Proteins encoded together in one Epinephelus lanceolatus isolate andai-2023 chromosome 4, ASM4190304v1, whole genome shotgun sequence window:
- the serpine2 gene encoding glia-derived nexin, with protein MKHLSLLCLYALVALYGHEVVQSQAPTYGERGSDLGIQVFQQVVQSKPLENVVLSPHGVASILGMLLPGAHGDTRKQILSALRYKKNGPYKMLKKLHKNLTAKSNQDVVLIANAMFSQEGFPMEEAFVSTNKANFQCESRSLDFSNPQVAADEINEWVNNKTKGHIPSLIKADMLDSALTRLVAVNSIYFKGLWKSRFQPENTKMRPFNGGDGNVYKVPMMSQLSVFSIGLATTPQGLKYKVIELPYHGNTISMMIVLPSEEDTPLSRVIPHISTATVQSWTKLMHMRKVRLLIPKFTADAEVDLEAPLSALGITDMFIQDKADFRHISAEPLHVSRALQKAKIVVNEDGTKAAAATTAILLARSSPPWVTVDRPFLFIIRHNPTGTILFMGQMNQP; from the exons atgaagCACCTCTCATTACTCTGCCTGTACGCACTGGTGGCCTTGTATGGCCATGAGGTCGTGCAGTCCCAGGCTCCCACCTACGGTGAACGGGGCTCTGATCTTGGCATACAGGTGTTTCAGCAAGTAGTCCAATCGAAGCCCCTGGAAAATGTGGTGCTTTCGCCCCATGGGGTCGCTTCCATCCTGGGCATGTTGCTACCAGGAGCTCATGGCGATACTCGGAAGCAGATCCTCAGTGCTCTCCGTTACAAGAAAAACG GCCCCTACAAGATGTTGAAGAAGCTGCACAAGAACTTGACAGCTAAGTCCAACCAGGACGTCGTGCTTATCGCCAACGCCATGTTCAGCCAGGAGGGCTTCCCCATGGAGGAGGCCTTTGTATCCACCAACAAAGCCAACTTCCAATGTGAGAGCAGGAGCCTGGACTTCAGCAACCCCCAGGTGGCAGCAGATGAAATCAATGAATGGGTCAACAATAAGACCAAAG GTCACATCCCCAGCCTGATCAAAGCAGACATGCTGGACTCCGCTCTGACCCGTCTGGTCGCTGTCAACTCAATCTACTTCAAAGGCTTATGGAAGTCTCGCTTCCAGCCCGAGAACACCAAGATGAGGCCCTTCAACGGGGGCGACGGAAATGTATATAAAGTTCCGATGATGTCCCAGCTATCTGTCTTCAGCATCG GCCTGGCCACCACACCTCAGGGACTGAAATATAAGGTGATTGAGCTGCCCTATCATGGCAACACCATCAGCATGATGATAGTCCTGCCCTCCGAAGAGGACACCCCTCTGTCCCGTGTCATCCCACACATCAGCACAGCCACAGTGCAGAGTTGGACCAAACTGATGCACATGAGAAAAGTCCGCCTGCTCATCCCCAa GTTTACCGCTGATGCCGAAGTAGATTTGGAAGCCCCCCTGTCAGCACTGGGAATAACAGACATGTTCATCCAGGACAAAGCTGACTTCAGACACATCA GTGCTGAGCCTTTGCACGTATCCAGGGCGCTCCAGAAAGCCAAAATTGTGGTGAATGAAGATGGAACAAAAGCAGCAGCTGCCACCA ctGCCATTCTGCTGGCTCGGTCTTCTCCACCGTGGGTTACAGTGGACAGACctttcctcttcatcatcagacATAACCCAACAG GTACCATTCTCTTTATGGGACAGATGAACCAGCCTTGA